A stretch of the Perca flavescens isolate YP-PL-M2 chromosome 3, PFLA_1.0, whole genome shotgun sequence genome encodes the following:
- the il4i1 gene encoding L-amino-acid oxidase, with product MIPHMALCKLFPLLLVGVVVFAVSGIFGDPLFECLQDTDYSELLDIVDKGLPATKTPRHVAIIGGGIAGLTAAKFLEDAGHKVTIIEASNRIGGRVETFRNNREGWYAEVGAMRIPSFHKILLSLASKLQISLNHFIQDDINTYYLVNGVLQRTYAVENNPGVLNYNLNERERGKSAAQLFSQTLWKVKDDLKAMGCSAMLDKYDAYTVKEYLVKEGNLSRGALRMIGDILNENSLFYTSLIEMLYIQSDINDNTEYYEVTDGFDHLPKAFYQVLNATILLNSKVKLIDQTDGTNVTVKYQDWRNPGALTNLTVDYALVTATAKAAVFIDFQPPLSGNKMEALRSVHYASSTKVVLSFRERFWEKEGIRGGKSITDRPSRFIYYPSHSFHGTAAGAILASYTCSDDSTLFQGMSEEELMAVVLEDLVKIHGEDIRPQWTGGLVKKWGLDPYSLGAFALFTPYQQEHYARDLFQSEGRVHFAGEHTALPHGWIETAIKSALRAAKNINSLTV from the exons ATGATCCCTCACATGGCACTGTGCAAACTCT TTCCTCTGCTTCTAGTCGGGGTTGTGGTGTTTGCTGTGAGTGGGATCTTTGGAGACCCCCTGTTTGAGTGCCTCCAAGACACTGACTACAGCGAGCTTCTCGACATTGTGGATAAAGGTCTTCCGGCCACCAAGACACCTCGTCATGTAGCAATCATCGGCGGGGGCATCGCTGGACTGACCGCTGCAAAGTTTTTAGAAGATGCCGGACATAAG GTGACCATAATAGAAGCCAGTAACCGTATTGGAGGACGTGTGGAGACCTTCAGGAACAATAGAGAAGGCTGGTATGCAGAAGTGGGTGCCATGAGGATCCCTAGCTTTCATAA AATTCTGCTTTCTCTTGCCTCAAAATTACAAATTTCCCTAAACCACTTCATCCAAGATGACATCAACACCTACTATTTGGTAAATGGAGTGCTACAGAGAACCTATGCCGTGGAAAACAACCCTGGTGTGCTCAACTACAACTTAAATGAAAGGGAGAGGGGGAAGTCTGCGGCTCAACTCTTCAGTCAGACACTCTGGAAG GTGAAGGATGACCTGAAGGCAATGGGCTGCAGTGCCATGCTGGATAAATATGATGCATACACAGTGAAG GAATATCTGGTGAAGGAGGGCAACCTGAGTCGTGGTGCCTTGAGGATGATCGGGGACATCCTGAATGAAAACAGCCTCTTCTACACATCACTGATAGAGATGCTGTACATACAGTCCGACATCAATGACAACACTGA GTACTACGAAGTGACAGATGGTTTTGACCACCTCCCAAAGGCTTTCTATCAGGTGTTAAATGCCACGATCCTCCTCAACTCCAAGGTTAAGCTAATCGATCAAACAGACGGCACCAACGTGACAGTAAAATACCAGGACTGGCGTAATCCAGGCGCCCTGACCAACCTAACAGTGGACTACGCCCTGGTGACGGCCACAGCCAAGGCCGCCGTCTTCATTGACTTCCAGCCCCCTCTCTCTGGGAACAAGATGGAGGCCCTGCGTTCGGTTCATTATGCCAGCTCCACCAAGGTGGTACTCAGCTTCAGGGAGCGCTTCTGGGAGAAAGAGGGTATCCGAGGAGGGAAGAGCATCACAGACCGACCGTCTCGCTTCATCTACTACCCCAGTCACAGCTTCCACGGTACAGCTGCGGGGGCCATCCTGGCGTCCTACACCTGCTCTGACGATTCCACCCTCTTCCAAGGGATGAGCGAGGAGGAGCTGATGGCCGTGGTCCTGGAGGACTTGGTGAAGATCCACGGAGAGGACATCAGGCCTCAGTGGACAGGGGGGCTGGTGAAGAAGTGGGGCTTGGATCCTTACAGTCTGGGAGCCTTCGCCCTGTTTACACCCTACCAGCAGGAACACTACGCCAGAGACCTGTTCCAGAGTGAAGGACGGGTGCACTTTGCAGGAGAACACACAGCCTTGCCCCATGGGTGGATTGAAACTGCCATAAAATCTGCACTCAGGGCAGCTAAAAATATTAACAGCCTTACAGTTTAG
- the timm8b gene encoding mitochondrial import inner membrane translocase subunit Tim8 B: protein MDSFDNLSASDKAEATELQRMIAIEQQKAQFQAQVHTFTDVCWDKCVDSPGSKLDYRTETCLVSCVERFIDTTLTITNRFTQMVQKGAH, encoded by the exons ATGGACAGTTTTGATAATCTCAGTGCGTCGGATAAAGCAGAGGCGACGGAGCTTCAGCGTATGATCGCGATAGAGCAGCAGAAAGCGCAGTTCCAGGCCCAG GTGCACACTTTCACTGACGTCTGCTGGGACAAGTGTGTGGACAGTCCGGGCTCGAAGCTGGACTACCGGACAGAGACGTGCCTGGTGAGCTGTGTGGAGCGATTCATCGACACCACCCTGACCATCACCAACCGCTTCACGCAGATGGTGCAGAAGGGTGCTCATTAA